In Zingiber officinale cultivar Zhangliang chromosome 1A, Zo_v1.1, whole genome shotgun sequence, a genomic segment contains:
- the LOC121997815 gene encoding inactive poly [ADP-ribose] polymerase RCD1-like: protein MEQNIVKVLDKGKRHDLKRKRDSSMAFTADGHGLTTHEHIGGQSYARACTITECKSNLGCYQGNYIVKNYCNFTKSGSPQRVLFYENDEWKDFPTKVINAVQENFNMKKTITEANYLGQQILLDFIHLVSIMLQTGLMKPIAWIDDCGKCFFPESYANRYTSNRCHCSDKEDQTHTCSKPNGAHVKNVDLHMSISAAESSTSVADDEVLPNFKRVKSEQISATDQNNCADINEAVGENEMGCAFHLDIPAFETYLQVPNGGHQLNRAVQEMLLQGLGRVIDEKDIVGIYRTPLTNILGQVRFNLFKRSLKSIKNMRALQTYLILNYGSLVHPIDSASYADVDKNGATHLMLCRIVMGNVELINSGSEQSHPTNDNFDTGIDNLQKPKHYIIWDINMNTHIYAEYVVTFKMTNKLKAFLNWKNSGSHAFAIQNSSSSDCQLQEKVFQSTPEFGNHSQDPVAGKVPRVPTSPWMPFSMLFAAISTKVPSEDMDLVHTHYDDFKKRKISRIDLVKKLRQIIGDKLLVSTIVRLQHKLPPARNEVQNSWSRKLLPQPQDGQ, encoded by the exons ATGGAACAGAACATCGTAAAGGTGTTGGATAAAGGGAAAAGGCATGATCTCAAGAGGAAGAGAGATTCTTCTATGGCTTTCACTGCTGATGGCCATGGCCTAACAACACATGAGCATATTGGAGGCCAATCCTATGCACGTGCCTGCACGATAACCGAATGTAAATCTAACTTAGGCTGCTATCAAGGGAATTACATTGTCAAGAATTATTGCAATTTCACCAAAAGTGGGTCACCACAGCGTGTGCTGTTCTATGAAAATGATGAATGGAAAGATTTTCCAACAAAAGTTATTAATGCGGTTCAGGAAAATTTCAACATGAAGAAGACAATTACCGAAGCAAACTATCTGGGTCAACAAATTTTGCTAGATTTCATTCACCTGGTTAGTATAATGTTGCAAACTGGTTTGATGAAGCCAATAGCTTGGATTGATGATTGTGGAAAATGCTTTTTCCCAGAATCATATGCTAATCGTTACACCTCAAATAGATGCCATTGCTCTGACAAAGAAGACCAAACTCATACTTGTTCTAAACCAAATGGGGCACATGTAAAAAATGTTGATCTCCATATGTCAATTAGTGCAGCTGAAAGCTCAACTTCAGTTGCTGATGATGAGGTTTTGCCAAATTTCAAACGGGTTAAAAGCGAACAGATTTCTGCCACTGACCAAAACAATTGTGCTGATATTAATGAAGCAGTTGGTGAAAATGAAATGGGTTGTGCTTTTCATTTAGATATTCCTGCTTTTGAAACTTATCTTCAGGTACCTAATGGTGGGCATCAACTTAATAGAGCTGTGCAGGAAATGCTACTACAAGGATTAGGCAGGGTAATTGATGAAAAAGACATTGTTGGAATTTATAGAACTCCATTGACAAATATTTTAGGTCAAGTTCGATTTAACCTTTTCAAGCGCTCACTCAAAAGCATAAAGAATATGCGAGCATTGCAAACATAT ctCATTTTGAACTATGGCTCACTTGTGCATCCTATCGACAGTGCTAGTTATGCTGACGTTGACAAAAATGGTGCTACCCATCTTATGTTGTGCCGCATAGTCATGGGGAATGTAGAACTCATAAATTCTGGATCTGAACAGTCTCATCCTACGAATGATAATTTTGACACTGGCATAGATAATCTTCAGAAACCAAAGCATTATATCATATGGGACATCAATATGAATACCCATATCTATGCAGAATATGTAGTGACTTTTAAGATGACCAACAAACTTAAAG CTTTTTTAAACTGGAAAAACAGTGGATCTCATGCATTTGCCATCCAGAATTCTAGTTCGTCTGATTGCCAATTACAG GAGAAGGTTTTCCAGTCAACTCCAGAATTTGGAAATCACTCTCAGGATCCAGTGGCAGGAAAAGTTCCAAGAGTTCCAACCTCACCATGGATGCCATTTTCAATGCTATTTGCAGCAATTTCTACCAAAGTGCCTTCTGAAGACATGGATTTAGTTCACACTCATTATGATGACTTTAAG AAGAGAAAGATAAGCCGAATCGACTTGGTTAAGAAGTTAAGGCAGATAATTGGAGACAAATTGTTGGTTTCAACTATTGTAAGACTGCAACACAAG CTACCACCAGCTAGAAACGAAGTGCAAAATTCCTGGTCCCGTAAGTTGCTTCCCCAGCCTCAAGATGGACAGTGA
- the LOC121997825 gene encoding uncharacterized protein LOC121997825, producing the protein MLAASSPHLVIAQDAITCFYRTVLSSSKEPSKAFYLAIIADVEFALLLGDMCGRFIEHFGATHSIVAFSMSTARKEHEIMIRCKGDELNAKELKLYVEVDKKEVVSVRRLRWNFRGNQAIFVDSSTVDVMWDVHGWWFCDSSRCAEFLRGRVRIPTRSHPDSGAVAFEFRRGHIRNPS; encoded by the exons ATGCTCGCCGCCTCGTCACCGCACCTCGTCATCGCCCAGGACGCCATCACTTGCTTCTACCGCACGGTCCTTTCCTCCAGCAAGGAGCCGAGCAAGGCCTTCTACCTCGCCATAATCGCCGACGTTGAATTCGCACTGCTGTTGGGCGACATGTGCGGGCGATTCATCGAGCATTTCGGGGCGACACACTCGATCGTGGCGTTTTCGATG TCGACGGCGAGAAAGGAGCACGAGATTATGATCCGATGCAAAGGGGATGAGCTCAACGCCAAGGAGTTGAAGCTGTACGTAGAGGTCGACAAGAAGGAGGTGGTCAGCGTGCGGAGATTGAGGTGGAATTTCAGGGGGAACCAAGCCATCTTCGTCGACAGTTCGACGGTGGACGTGATGTGGGACGTGCACGGATGGTGGTTCTGCGACTCCTCCCGCTGCGCTGAATTCCTGCGTGGTCGTGTTCGGATTCCAACGCGGTCGCATCCGGATTCCGGCGCGGTCGCGTTCGAATTCCGGCGCGGTCACATCCGGAATCCGTCGTGA
- the LOC122024303 gene encoding lysine-specific demethylase JMJ706-like, with protein MVEGRSCLSIVVNDQLEILKQRRSDTLRGTTNVITSLSRSGGDALRTPASYGNRFHGNVDVFSHVSESAKDAFSKRHVKKFETVNSQWIEKIPECPIFYPSVEEFKNPLDYLQRISPVASKYGICKIISPLSASVPAGAVLMKELAGFKFTTRVQPLRLAEWAADDMVTFFMSGRKYTFRDFEKMANKEFSRKFSCTGCLPAKFIEEQFWHEIAYGKTEMVEYACDIEGSAFSSSPKDQLGQSNWNLKKISRLSKSILRHLATPIPGVTDPMLYIGMLFSMFAWHAEDHYLYSVSYHHCGASKTWYGIPGHAAPDFEKVVQNHVYDSDILQGEREDAAFDVLLRKTTMFPPNILLEHNVPVYKAVQKPGEYIITFPRAYHAGFSHGFNCGEAVNFAIGDWFPFGNMASQRYALLNRMPLLPHEELLCREAQFLSNRLSASDTKSHVPSTEESISQRSVKLSFVYLMRFQHFARWTLMKLGARTCIKSENVLCSICRRDCYVSHVRCICSKDPICFRHEGELRSCCCKTNRTVFVRGDILELETLARSFEQENDVFNEVSKLNQQGDHCYLWSRSFYCAEDDGYSPYCDIKVEVNYQSTSTDNSAIHDDDDSDSEIFRVKRRPSIKSQKRSVNDTFCTGYQGYQGLKRLKKLHPTGRHLVIADDSTSSGYARKHKTSLARASRGMVVPEYSKFLSDPSSLCIMKPKLKLNQNKAVADSPSSEPGPPRLKVRRPPSGNGSSSEDTASSRAFSSIVRKKENLRLDQQSSKFKPRTDLISNSI; from the exons ATG GTAGAAGGAAGGTCTTGCTTGTCTATAGTAGTTAACGATCAGTTGGAAATATTGAAGCAGAGAAGATCTGACACGTTGAGAGGAACTACCAATGTTATCACTTCATTGTCTAGAAGTGGAGGTGATGCTTTAAGAACTCCAGCATCGTATGGTAATAGATTTCATGGGAATGTCGATGTATTTTCTCATGTTAGCGAATCTGCAAAGGATGCCTTTTCTAAGCGCCATGTGAAAAAGTTTGAAACAGTGAACTCACAATGGATCGAAAAAATCCCAGAATGCCCAATCTTTTACCCTTCAGTTGAGGAGTTCAAGAATCCCCTTGATTATCTTCAACGCATTTCTCCTGTTGCTTCAAAATATG GTATATGTAAGATCATTTCACCCTTAAGTGCTTCAGTTCCAGCTGGTGCTGTCTTGATGAAAGAGCTAGCTGGGTTTAAGTTTACTACTAGGGTGCAACCTCTTCGTCTTGCTGAGTGGGCTGCAGATGATATGGTCACCTTCTTCATGAGTGGAAG AAAATATACATTTCGGGATTTTGAGaagatggcaaacaaagaatttTCTCGAAAATTTTCTTGTACTGGATGTCTCCCAGCTAAGTTTATTGAAGAGCAATTTTGGCATGAAATTGCATATGGCAAGACAGAGATGGTTGAGTATGCTTGTGATATTGAGGGAAGTGCTTTCTCATCGTCCCCTAAAGATCAACTTGGACAGAGCAATTGGAACTTGAAG AAAATTTCTCGGTTATCCAAGTCCATTTTGCGACATCTTGCGACTCCCATTCCA GGTGTAACAGATCCCATGCTTTACATTGGGATGCTTTTCAGCATGTTTGCTTGGCATGCAGAAGATCATTATTTGTATAG TGTTAGTTACCACCATTGTGGAGCTTCCAAAACATGGTATGGTATTCCTGGCCAtgctgctccagattttgaaaagGTGGTGCAGAATCATGTATATGATTCTGATATTTTGCAAGGTGAAAGAGAAGATGCTGCTTTTGATGTACTTCTTAGGAAGACCACTATGTTTCCTCCAAATATTCTACTAGAACATAATGTTCCTGTTTATAAAGCTGTACAAAAACCTGGAGAATACATTATCACCTTTCCAAGAGCTTATCATGCTGGATTCAGTCACG GATTCAACTGTGGTGAAGCAGTGAACTTTGCAATTGGTGATTGGTTTCCATTTGGTAATATGGCTAGCCAACGATATGCACTTCTCAATCGAATGCCATTGCTTCCTCACGAGGAGCTCCTATGCAGGGAAGCACAATTTCTTTCCAACAGACTGTCTGCTTCAGATACCAAAAGCCATGTCCCCTCAACTGAAGAATCCATATCCCAGCGGAGTGTCAAACTTTCTTTTGTTTACTTAATGCGTTTCCAGCACTTTGCTCGATGGACACTGATGAAGTTAGGAGCCCGTACATGCATCAAGTCAGAGAATGTATTGTGTAGCATATGCAGACGCGACTGCTATGTTTCTCATGTTAGATGTATTTGCAGCAAGGATCCAATTTGTTTCCGCCATG AGGGCGAGCTCAGAAGTTGCTGTTGTAAAACCAACCGTACAGTATTTGTGAGGGGAGACATTCTGGAATTGGAAACTCTAGCAAGATCTTTTGAACAGGAGAATGATGTATTTAATGAAGTTTCAAAGCTGAATCAGCAAGGCGACCACTGTTACCTATGGTCAAGGTCTTTCTATTGTGCTGAAGATGATGGATACTCTCCTTATTGTGATATAAAAGTTGAGG TTAATTATCAATCTACTTCTACGGATAATTCTGCTATCCATGACGATGATGATTCTGACTCTGAAATATTCAGAGTCAAGCGCCGACCTTCGATAAAATCGCAGAAAAGATCTGTTAATGATACATTTTGCACAGGCTATCAGGGATACCAG GGGCTAAAACGGTTGAAGAAGCTCCACCCAACAGGAAGGCATCTTGTCATTGCAGATGATTCTACATCGTCCGGCTATGCAAGGAAACACAAAACTTCTCTAGCCAGGGCTTCTCGAGGAATGGTAGTACCAGAATACTCCAAATTCTTAAGTGATCCTTCATCACTTTGCATCATGAAACCGAAACTGAAACTGAATCAAAACAAGGCAGTTGCTGATTCACCATCCTCTGAGCCCGGTCCACCACGCTTAAAAGTCAGAAGGCCACCTTCCGGCAATGGTTCCAGCAGCGAAGACACTGCTAGCAGCCGTGCTTTCTCAAGTATagtaagaaagaaagaaaacctGAGGCTCGACCAACAAAGTAGCAAATTCAAACCTAGAACAGATCTAATATCCAACTCTATTTGA